The following proteins come from a genomic window of Sardina pilchardus chromosome 1, fSarPil1.1, whole genome shotgun sequence:
- the LOC134079548 gene encoding CD276 antigen-like, whose product MAHFVSTSLAAFVVIVLVHCCRECHAVEFRSAGPDRPLEVVDIEDEVDSSEDFRLVGPRQPLEVLVGEDVVLPCSLDPRINAADFTVQWTTFAYDEPTNKVHVHRNGREHNREQIDSFRGRTALFLDQLQEGNVSLRLSQTRMMDTRTYICIVLQSSTRQRYAVVPLTVRAKGSVPEISVEACEADGCKLVCRSHGWSPKPAVDWLDGKKIKLTTDAATSEWDPVGGVSVRRTLIAQPGDTYTCRVAYKDHIQHADVHICNFTLVGPGSPLLGEAGQDVVLPCSLSAHVAVGDAEQLSVVWYRLQDSTQTHIHVHSDGEDQTEDQDPAYHGRTSLFRDQIAGGNLSLKLSSVRLSDAGRYQCTADAGDGNHDNTDMEVQVRAVGTPPVIFTDRRGKTQLSLRCVSSGWSPKPDVDWLDAEGRSLPAETTETWLEPEGFRVERRLLVDKKWNDSSSYHCRLSQMGLVRETHKNVTDDDEEEKGTVFSPKMIIAAVCIPVTIAVVTIFRARGPGGLRERGAQALMRAFRGRSRSHLWILLCSGVVACASTGNFTLVGPGSPLLAEVGQDVVLPCSLSAHVAVGNAEKLSVVWYRLQDSTQTHILVHSDGEDQDQAYRGRTALFRDQIAGGNLSLKLSSVRLSDAGRYQCTADAGDGNHDNADMEVQVRAVGTTPVIFTDRRGKTQLSLRCVSSGWSPKPDVDWLDAEGRSLPAEPMETWLEPEGFRVERRLLVDKKWNDSSSYHCRLSQMGLVRETHKNVTAPDGDKEKKPAGLQWGVAMAVVCSSVTVVAVVVARSRGSGGLREKAACALMKLCRGRCICRNESPKTAPTIASTPSSLDNHTHTQKHIG is encoded by the exons ATGGCTCATTTTGTGTCTACATCGTTGGCGGCCTTTGTCGTGATTGTGCTGGTCCACTGTTGCAGAGAGTGCCACGCAG TGGAGTTTCGTTCGGCGGGCCCCGACCGCCCTCTGGAGGTTGTAGACATTGAGGACGAGGTGGACAGCTCTG agGACTTCCGTCTGGTGGGCCCCAGGCAGCCCCTGGAGGTGTTGGTGGGTGAGGACGTGGTGTTGCCGTGCTCCCTGGACCCGCGCATCAACGCCGCCGACTTCACCGTGCAGTGGACCACCTTCGCCTACGACGAGCCCACCAACAAGGTCCACGTGCACCGGAACGGCCGCGAGCACAACCGGGAGCAGATCGACTCGTTCCGGGGCCGCACGGCGCTGTTCCTGGATCAGCTGCAGGAAGGCAACGTGTCGTTGAGGCTCAGCCAGACAAGAATGATGGACACCAGGACATACATCTGCATCGTGCTGCAGTCCAGCACCAGACAGCGCTACGCAGTCGTGCCACTCACagtcagag CCAAAGGGTCCGTCCCCGAGATCTCCGTCGAGGCGTGTGAAGCCGACGGCTGCAAGCTGGTGTGCAGGTCTCACGGGTGGAGCCCCAAGCCGGCCGTCGACTGGCTGGACGGCAAGAAGATCAAGCTGACCACCGACGCGGCCACCTCCGAGTGGGACCCAGTAGGGGGCGTCAGTGTGCGCCGCACCCTCATAGCGCAGCCCGGCGACACCTACACCTGCAGGGTGGCCTACAAGGACCACATACAGCACGCAGACGTGCACATCT GTAATTTCACGCTAGTGGGTCCTGGTAGCCCCCTGCTGGGCGAAGCGGGACAAGACGTGGTTCTGCCCTGCTCACTCTCCGCCCACGTTGCCGTCGGCGACGCGGAGCAGCTGTCCGTGGTGTGGTACAGACTCCAAGACTCCACCCAGACACACATCCACGTGCACAGCGATGGGGAGGACCAGACGGAGGATCAGGACCCGGCATACCACGGACGCACTTCCCTGTTCCGAGACCAGATCGCCGGGGGTAACCTGTCTCTGAAGCTCAGCTCCGTCAGGCTGTCGGACGCTGGACGCTACCAGTGCACCGCGGACGCAGGAGACGGGAACCATGACAACACTGATATGGAGGTCCAAGTCAGAG CTGTAGGTACGCCGCCTGTGATCTTCACCGACCGACGCGGAAAAACACAACTGAGTCTACGCTGCGTCTCCAGTGGGTGGAGCCCAAAGCCtgatgttgattggctggatgCCGAGGGGCGGAGCCTGCCCGCAGAGACCACGGAGACGTGGTTGGAGCCGGAGGGCTTTAGGGTGGAACGGCGCCTCCTGGTGGATAAGAAGTGGAACGACAGCAGCAGCTACCACTGCAGACTCAGCCAGATGGGCCTggtcagagagacacacaagaaTGTCACAG atgatgatgaggaggagaagggcaCAGTGTTCAGCCCAAAGATGATTATTGCTGCTGTGTGCATCCCAGTGACTATAGCCGTAGTCACCATCTTCAGAGCCAGAGGAC CTGGAGGACTGCgggagagaggagcacaggCTCTTATGAGAGCCTTCAGGGGGAGAAGCAGAT CACATCTCTGGATCCTTCTCTGCAGTGGGGTAGTGGCATGTGCATCCACAG GTAATTTCACGCTTGTCGGCCCTGGTAGCCCCCTGCTGGCTGAAGTGGGACAAGACGTAGTCCTGCCCTGCTCACTCTCCGCCCACGTTGCCGTCGGCAACGCGGAGAAGCTGTCCGTGGTGTGGTACAGACTCCAAGACTCCACCCAGACACACATCCTCGTGCACAGCGATGGGGAGGACCAGGACCAAGCGTATCGTGGACGCACGGCCCTGTTCCGAGACCAGATCGCCGGGGGTAACCTGTCACTGAAGCTCAGCTCCGTCAGGCTGTCGGATGCCGGACGCTACCAGTGCACCGCGGACGCAGGAGACGGGAACCATGACAACGCTGATATGGAGGTCCAAGTCAGAG CTGTAGGTACGACGCCAGTGATCTTCACCGACCGACGCGGAAAAACACAACTGAGTCTACGCTGCGTCTCCAGTGGGTGGAGTCCGAAGCCtgatgttgattggctggacgCCGAGGGGCGGAGCCTGCCCGCAGAGCCCATGGAGACGTGGTTGGAGCCGGAGGGCTTTAGGGTGGAACGGCGCCTCCTGGTGGATAAGAAGTGGAACGACAGCAGCAGCTACCACTGCAGACTCAGCCAGATGGGCCTggtcagagagacacacaagaaTGTCACAG CTCCAGATGGTGACAAGGAGAAGAAGCCAGCAGGTCTCCAGTGGGGCGTTGCCATGGCAGTAGTGTGCAGCTCCGTGACTGTAGTCGCAGTTGTGGTCGCCAGAAGCAGAGGAT CTGGGGGTCTCCGGGAGAAGGCAGCGTGTGCTCTTATGAAACTCTGCAGGGGGAGATGCATATGCAG AAATGAGTCCCCGAAGACCGCTCCGACGATTGCCTCCACACCATCATCCctcgacaatcacacacacacccaaaaacaCATAGGTTAA